The DNA segment AAAAAAAGAATTCAGGGTTAAGAAGGCACTGAAGATATTTGAAAAGATAATAACATTTGGCTTAAAGAAAACTTATGACCAAAGCGGTTTCAGAAAAGGAAACCTAAGTGATTTTGTCAGAGTTGTAAAGGCAAGGGACAATAGTGTGGGTTTAAAGGTTTCAGTTAAAGTGCATTCTAATAAGATAATTTATCGTTTTTTTACTGATCCTTTCCCGGGCCTAAAAGGAAAAGTTTCTGCTGAAAAGCTTGACGCAACTTATATGAAGTTTAAAGTAAATTATCTTTTAGGGCCTAAATGGAAATACGAGACAACAAAACATTTATGGGTGAAAGATCATTTTACAGAGCACAAAATTTATTTAACTTATACATAACTTGCTTTTCTTTTAAGCCATTTTCAGAAAGCCCAAAAATGCCTTTAAAACGCGCAGAAACAGAAAATGCGTTTTTGGCTGAAATTCCCTAAGGGATTTTGACGTATAATGGTTATTATACGACATCCTGAAGGATTTAAGGATTATTTTGCTGGGAAAAGCCCAAAAATTAGGAAAATTGAAAGGAATTCGTAGAGAGCTCTTATAGAAATTATTGTTATGTAGAAGTATTTATTTGCTTTCAAGAACTTCGGCTTTTATTGTCACAGTCCCTGAGGCTTTTGCTTGAATTAAGTCCCCGCCAAGCATTTTGTGGCCGTCTCCAGCTAGGGAAACAGTCATCTCCCCCTTATAACCCAAATTGCCTTTCTCAAAAAAGACTCCATGAATAGAGGTAAGCCTGTATTCTTCATCCAAATGCCTTGGCGTAAAAGCGCCTCCAACAAAGATATTAATATCAAAGGCCTTTATCTTTCCCTCAACGGAAATAATCCTGCATTTCTGGACATTGTTCTCTGACAGGGCTTTTTTGAAGCCGCTTAAAATTTCATCGCCGTCATCATACACAATTGAAAGGATTGTGATCTTCCCTAATTCAACCATTAAATCCCCTTGAAATAATTATAATTAAACCAAAATATATACTTATTGGCTGGAAAAACCAAAAAAATATAAAGAAATAAATTAATTAATATAACATGGAAGAAATAAAGGGTGCAATAGAGAAGTTCAGGCAGGAGCTAATAGTGGCAGGCTATTCTAAAAGGACAATTAAAATGTACTTAAATTATGTAGAAGAATTCCTTTCTTTTTTAAATAAAGCGCCAGAACAGACTGCAAAAGAAGATATAATTTCCTTTATCGCGAAAAAAAAGGAGAAGGATAATTTAAGCAATGCCTCCATTTCCCTTATTTATTCTTCACTAAAATATTTCTATCACAATTACCTGCACCTCAAGATAATGGATGAAATAAAGATGCCAAGGAAAGAGAAGAAGCTTCCCTCAGTTCTTTCTGTTGAAGAAGTAAAAAAATTAATTGGGGCTACTAAGAGGGGCAGGAACCGGCTTGTGGTGCAGTTCCTTTACAGCACAGGCACAAGAGTGAGTGAATGCGCTAACATTAAATTAAATGATCTTGATTTGGAACAAAAAATTGCCAAGGTTAGGGGGGGAAAAGGAAACAAGGACAGAACAATAATTCTCTCTGATTACTGGGTCAAGGAGCTTAACAAATACTTAAATAAGAAAAATGTAAAATCAGAATTTGTCTTCTCAAAAAAGAACGGCAAACCTATTACCACAACTACAATAGAAAGAATTGTGAGAAAGGCAGCTCAAAAGGCAGGAATAACTAAAAGGGTTACTGCTCATACAATGCGCCATAGCTTTGCAACGCACCTCCTTGAATCTGGGGAAAATATAAGGAAGATCCAAGAGCTTTTAGGGCATGAAAATTTGTCCACAACACAAATATACACAACCATTTCTACTGCAGAACTTAAAAAAACAATAAATCCCCTTGATAAATTGAAAAATAGCACATGAAAGGGAGCAAAGCACACCCCACACTTCCACTATTCCTTGTTATTGTAAGAAAAAAATGTTATGTAGAAGATATATATTTCTGATAAAATAATGGGCTAAATTGTCACCAAGTTCTCTCCAAAGGATTATGCGTTATGTATTTTACTCGTTTTTGGGCTTTTTTAGCAATAAATTTATATACTTAAACGTTTTATCTATTAATTGTATTTTATTTTTTTGAGGTGAAAGAATGACTGTCAGACTATCCAAACTATTTGGGATGGACATCTACACTGATACAGCAGAGTACAAGGGCAAGGTATTTGACTTAATAATCAACCTAGAGAAAGGCAGAATTGAGACAATTACCACAGAGCCACTAAAGGTAAAATCAAAGCAGGAAGCAAAGAAAATAATAAGCGAAAAAAGCATTCCCTACAGAAACGTCAAGTCAACAAAAGACATAATCCTAGTTACTACAGCAAAGATTCCAATGGAAGAAGAGAAAGAAGAAGTAGCCCAAACAGTAATGCCAAGGCATTCCCAATATATAAGACACAGGAGATAATGTGTCTTACCATTTGTTTTTAGTTTTTAATCAGTTTTATCTAATTAAACAATAATATTTTATATACATAAGCCCAATAATTTATTATTACTGGAAGTGAAGAGGGTGTCTGTAAAAGGATATTTCATTCAATATAAGTTCATTATCCCTTCTAACATAAAACATTCTTCTTACAATTACCAAAAACTATTCCGCGCTTTATATGGCTATTCCCAGACAGTAACCAAATCAAACGGAAAAACCTACAATTATATGAGGCACGGCGTTCTTTCAAAAAGCCCTTACATAAAGCAGGGAAAAAACTGTGTAATAATACAGCCAAATCAATTCCAGGAGCTAATTAATTTTTTCAAGACAGGGAGGAATCCGGCCCATGCTTGGATCACCAAAGGAGACTGGAAGGCAGTATACTATTTGAATGAAAAAGACCTAGAGGAAGAGCATGTTGTCAAGGCTTTGGAGGACTGGGTTGACAGAACTTATATTACAACTCCGTCGAATGAATTCTCCCAACTGCACTCAGAGCTAGAAAAAATGAAGAACTCTGTCATAGCAGGAGAAAAACTGAACCAAACCCACCAAAAAAATGTTATTGAAGCAGCACAAAAAATAATAAACTCTTACTGGTTCAAACAAGTTTACAACAAATCGCCAAAGCTAAAACAATTTTATTCTATTTATAGTTCTTTAAAGGAATAACTTCTTTTTCTTTTTTCCCTTCGCTTTCTAACTCAATCTTTACTATTAAATCCTTCTTCCTCCACCGTCTTTTTCCCCCGGCACTTATTGCCTCGAGGAACCCCATATCGACAAGTGTTTTTATGTAAGGGTAAAGGCTCCTGTCATTCTTGTAGTTTACTTTGAATACTTCCTCAACCCGCCTCTTTATTTCATCCATTGAAACCCATTCATTAAAACCCAAAACACTTAGAATATGGAATGCTTGGGTATTTTCAATTATTTTGAGGTAATCCCACAAAGAGATTATATGCTCTTTTTTGGTTTTCTTTTCTTCTACTTCGTATATCTTCTCTGCTGTATAAGAAACCTTCTTCTCCTTTCGGCCGAACAGCCTTGAAAAAAAATCAAAAATTCCCATACAAGAATAATAATATCATTACTTCTATTTAAATTTATCTCAAAAAAAGATGAAAGCAAAACTAATGATAAATTATATTATTTATAGTAATTACCTAAATATTTTACATTAATGATTATTCATTATAATATTTACATAGCTATTTTGTACTGTTTTTAGGTACTATTTTTATACAGTTTTCATTAAGTTCTAGAAGCATATTAT comes from the Candidatus Diapherotrites archaeon genome and includes:
- the xerA gene encoding site-specific tyrosine recombinase/integron integrase, translated to MEEIKGAIEKFRQELIVAGYSKRTIKMYLNYVEEFLSFLNKAPEQTAKEDIISFIAKKKEKDNLSNASISLIYSSLKYFYHNYLHLKIMDEIKMPRKEKKLPSVLSVEEVKKLIGATKRGRNRLVVQFLYSTGTRVSECANIKLNDLDLEQKIAKVRGGKGNKDRTIILSDYWVKELNKYLNKKNVKSEFVFSKKNGKPITTTTIERIVRKAAQKAGITKRVTAHTMRHSFATHLLESGENIRKIQELLGHENLSTTQIYTTISTAELKKTINPLDKLKNST
- a CDS encoding PRC-barrel domain-containing protein, with translation MTVRLSKLFGMDIYTDTAEYKGKVFDLIINLEKGRIETITTEPLKVKSKQEAKKIISEKSIPYRNVKSTKDIILVTTAKIPMEEEKEEVAQTVMPRHSQYIRHRR
- a CDS encoding DUF296 domain-containing protein, encoding MVELGKITILSIVYDDGDEILSGFKKALSENNVQKCRIISVEGKIKAFDINIFVGGAFTPRHLDEEYRLTSIHGVFFEKGNLGYKGEMTVSLAGDGHKMLGGDLIQAKASGTVTIKAEVLESK